The following proteins come from a genomic window of Alicyclobacillus dauci:
- a CDS encoding ABC transporter permease, protein MFGSSWMQARRSIPAYILLAVLVLVTSIFSSSFRSGQNFADITTQLAPLAFVAIGQTIVILQAGIDLSIGSVVSLSTVLMALYSGNNVTAMIIAVVLVCAVGILVGLLNGVGIVYFRVPPLIMTLGTEVIVKGVALYLMPSPGGAVNSGFAGALTSDFGNITVMLILTILLYALFTFVFQKTKFGRYTYAVGGDKGDVSSARKAGIPVNRTQILGYVVCSLMGALGGLLLAANIYSGDPVIGDTFSLDSITAVIVGGTSLFGGVGTAIGSFAGVVLISIIGNILNMWNVPSFYQYIVKGVILVTALLLYQLRARRGRS, encoded by the coding sequence ATGTTCGGATCATCCTGGATGCAAGCCCGACGTTCCATACCGGCCTACATTCTGCTCGCGGTTCTCGTGCTTGTGACATCAATTTTTTCATCATCTTTTCGCAGTGGACAGAACTTCGCGGACATCACCACTCAGCTTGCTCCGCTTGCATTCGTCGCAATTGGTCAAACGATAGTAATTTTGCAAGCCGGCATCGACCTATCCATCGGCTCAGTTGTGAGTTTGTCAACAGTCCTCATGGCTTTATATTCCGGGAACAACGTTACCGCAATGATTATCGCTGTTGTTCTCGTCTGCGCGGTGGGAATTTTAGTCGGGCTGCTGAACGGCGTTGGCATCGTATATTTTCGGGTACCGCCGCTTATCATGACACTCGGTACCGAGGTCATCGTAAAAGGTGTGGCATTGTATTTGATGCCTTCGCCGGGTGGAGCCGTTAATAGTGGCTTTGCGGGTGCACTCACTTCCGATTTCGGAAACATTACAGTGATGCTCATACTTACGATCCTACTCTATGCTTTGTTCACCTTTGTCTTCCAAAAGACGAAGTTTGGACGTTACACGTACGCGGTGGGCGGCGACAAGGGGGACGTATCCTCAGCTCGTAAGGCAGGTATCCCAGTAAACCGAACACAGATTCTCGGGTATGTAGTATGTTCATTGATGGGAGCACTAGGTGGATTACTGCTTGCAGCGAATATCTACTCTGGCGATCCGGTCATTGGCGACACATTCTCTCTCGATTCGATTACGGCCGTCATAGTGGGCGGAACCTCTCTTTTTGGCGGTGTTGGAACGGCCATTGGTAGCTTCGCTGGCGTAGTCTTGATCTCAATCATTGGTAACATCCTGAACATGTGGAACGTTCCAAGTTTCTATCAGTATATTGTTAAAGGTGTCATCCTCGTAACGGCATTGTTACTCTATCAACTGCGTGCGCGTAGAGGAAGGAGCTGA
- a CDS encoding ABC transporter permease — MRTASLTPSFLKKSNKSNSVLGVYALLVAFLIVYAIASPQSFTGTHLMDVALQAAPLGVVAIGQTIVLLLAGIDLSVGSVITLTNVILAGVMVGQNGRMGIAVIFALVVAIAIGIINGVAVTKLKIPPFLATLAMGSIVEGIYYVYTKGSPIGNIASGFRWMSNGWFVNILPWAVVIWILIWIIAAFLLYRTSFGRRLYATGGNDRTAWLSGIPTNYIIIGGYVLSSVLASLSGFLISAYIGVASIGVGDPYTLNSVAAAVIGGAAFTGGRGGLSGTFAGVLIMEFLQSLLTALNVSSAGQLISQGIVIVVMVAINQWRSKA, encoded by the coding sequence TTGCGAACTGCCTCACTTACACCATCTTTTCTGAAAAAATCAAACAAAAGCAATAGTGTGCTAGGTGTGTACGCACTGTTGGTGGCATTTCTCATCGTTTACGCAATCGCTTCACCTCAGAGTTTTACTGGGACCCACCTTATGGACGTCGCCCTGCAGGCTGCACCACTTGGTGTGGTGGCGATTGGACAGACCATTGTTTTGCTACTGGCGGGTATCGATTTGTCGGTTGGTTCAGTAATTACCCTTACGAACGTAATTTTGGCTGGTGTGATGGTGGGACAGAATGGTCGCATGGGCATTGCCGTGATCTTTGCACTAGTAGTGGCAATTGCTATCGGGATCATCAACGGAGTCGCGGTCACGAAACTAAAAATCCCCCCATTTTTGGCTACGTTGGCTATGGGTTCTATCGTGGAGGGAATTTATTACGTCTATACCAAAGGCTCGCCGATCGGGAATATCGCTTCTGGTTTTCGCTGGATGTCAAATGGTTGGTTTGTCAACATATTACCATGGGCTGTTGTCATCTGGATTCTCATTTGGATTATCGCTGCATTCCTCCTATACCGTACATCGTTTGGCAGACGCTTGTATGCCACTGGCGGGAATGACCGTACGGCATGGCTCTCTGGCATACCCACGAATTACATCATTATCGGCGGTTACGTGTTGAGCTCAGTACTTGCTTCCTTGTCTGGATTCCTAATTTCTGCATACATCGGGGTGGCATCTATTGGGGTGGGGGATCCTTACACGCTAAACTCCGTTGCCGCAGCGGTCATCGGTGGGGCAGCATTCACGGGAGGTCGCGGCGGTCTTTCCGGAACATTTGCAGGCGTGCTCATCATGGAATTCCTGCAAAGTCTACTTACGGCTCTCAACGTGTCTTCCGCAGGTCAACTCATTAGTCAAGGTATCGTTATTGTTGTCATGGTCGCGATCAATCAATGGCGGTCCAAGGCATAA
- a CDS encoding transposase, with the protein MGPILNRYGRLNPDSLIVIRGDSGFAVPGLFELAETKGHKYAIRLKSNARLQSIAQVMADPLLNAERLHKRQVHYREFMYQTPVGNMPAGWS; encoded by the coding sequence GTGGGACCAATTCTGAATCGATACGGTAGGCTGAACCCGGATAGCCTCATCGTCATTCGTGGCGATAGTGGGTTTGCCGTTCCAGGGCTGTTTGAGTTGGCGGAAACCAAGGGTCATAAATACGCCATCCGCCTCAAGTCAAACGCACGGCTACAGTCCATTGCGCAGGTCATGGCGGATCCATTACTAAACGCTGAAAGATTACACAAACGACAAGTCCATTACAGGGAATTCATGTATCAAACACCAGTTGGGAACATGCCCGCCGGGTGGTCGTGA
- a CDS encoding transposase, with product MNFNPRVKMNFDGGDLTSDAGLLLYKEFDHKLGLSEAVEELLVVHDSVFHRDHPNSDVVLQKLYQHIAGYHTDDHADDLAVEPLLTMLLGKESLASQPTLSRFNDKADIATAKSLECVNETLQRRVYAIKPQNQFVFDLDSSSFAAYGKQHGANFNYHYQQHGFHPLFCFDGLTGDCLRAELRAGNVVKSSGLWDQF from the coding sequence ATGAACTTCAACCCCAGGGTGAAAATGAATTTTGACGGCGGCGACTTGACCTCGGATGCTGGACTGCTCCTATACAAAGAATTCGATCACAAACTGGGCCTATCCGAAGCGGTAGAAGAACTGCTCGTGGTTCATGATTCGGTCTTTCATCGGGATCATCCAAATAGCGACGTGGTTCTTCAGAAACTGTATCAGCACATAGCTGGCTACCATACAGACGATCACGCAGATGATTTAGCTGTAGAGCCATTGCTAACTATGCTGCTGGGAAAGGAAAGCTTGGCCTCACAACCTACTTTGTCTCGTTTCAACGATAAAGCGGATATTGCGACTGCCAAATCTCTGGAGTGTGTGAATGAAACGTTGCAGCGTCGCGTGTACGCTATAAAACCCCAGAACCAATTCGTTTTTGATTTGGATTCCTCCAGCTTTGCTGCCTACGGAAAACAGCATGGAGCGAATTTCAATTACCACTACCAGCAACATGGATTTCATCCGTTGTTTTGCTTTGACGGTCTGACCGGTGATTGTCTGCGAGCAGAGCTTCGTGCAGGCAACGTAGTCAAGTCGTCCGGTTTGTGGGACCAATTCTGA
- a CDS encoding IS1380 family transposase, with translation MKQHKHTRKHRRRKSCKIHTHFDLNSATAFGGAAGLIDFVLQTGMDKYFCTEELGKRKDAQFQMDDVALTFVLGTLLGQERIFHFEDIEHDPLLMLKLDLSKLPDTTLLYKDLKRLGSPVGMEAIRSAQRLVLKSLLPKGHDIVVDIDSSVETVFGNQEQSAVGFNPHHHGRASFHPLLAFESQMGCCIYDELRSGDAHTAEGFAAFYEAMKKQLPTGVNIRAIRMDKGFTGEKVFQTLEQDGRDYVIKLKWTKRLAELAPNLAWHCITQSDTEHCDVASLMYQATSWEKPRRVVIVRRLDIDPQEVLCADWFWEYEAIATTFDWNGEDIWHFYNHRGNAENHIKEAKYGFAVDQFSSQNFNTNKALEALKLLAYNLLLLYKQAALQPGVRQWTVGRLRRRLFLLPGILVHHARQWTIRLPEFAQRLSTQVLQVAT, from the coding sequence GTGAAACAACATAAGCATACACGAAAACACCGCCGCCGGAAAAGCTGTAAAATACATACTCACTTCGACCTCAATTCTGCCACTGCATTTGGCGGGGCGGCAGGACTCATCGATTTCGTCCTCCAAACCGGTATGGATAAGTATTTTTGCACAGAGGAACTTGGCAAACGGAAAGACGCTCAATTCCAAATGGATGACGTTGCTCTTACGTTCGTCCTCGGTACATTGCTGGGTCAGGAACGAATTTTCCACTTCGAGGACATTGAGCATGATCCCCTTCTTATGCTCAAGCTGGATCTGTCGAAGCTGCCAGATACAACGCTGCTGTACAAGGACTTGAAGCGGCTAGGCTCCCCTGTTGGTATGGAGGCGATCCGCTCGGCACAGCGCCTTGTACTTAAGTCGCTACTCCCCAAAGGACATGACATTGTCGTTGACATAGATTCTTCAGTGGAGACGGTGTTTGGAAACCAGGAACAATCTGCTGTAGGGTTCAATCCGCATCATCATGGAAGGGCAAGTTTTCATCCCTTGCTAGCGTTTGAATCGCAGATGGGGTGCTGCATCTATGACGAACTGCGTTCCGGCGACGCTCACACAGCAGAAGGGTTTGCAGCCTTCTATGAGGCGATGAAAAAGCAGTTGCCAACAGGTGTAAACATCCGTGCCATCCGCATGGATAAAGGGTTTACCGGTGAAAAGGTGTTTCAGACACTGGAACAAGACGGGCGAGACTACGTGATCAAACTGAAATGGACTAAGCGACTAGCAGAGCTGGCCCCCAACCTAGCGTGGCATTGTATCACCCAGAGTGATACAGAACACTGCGATGTTGCCTCCCTTATGTACCAGGCAACATCCTGGGAAAAACCTCGGCGAGTTGTCATTGTGCGTCGATTGGACATTGACCCGCAGGAGGTCCTATGTGCGGATTGGTTTTGGGAGTACGAGGCCATAGCCACAACGTTCGACTGGAACGGTGAGGACATATGGCATTTCTACAACCACCGTGGCAACGCTGAGAATCATATCAAAGAAGCCAAATATGGATTCGCCGTTGACCAATTCTCGAGTCAGAATTTCAATACCAACAAAGCGTTGGAAGCTCTGAAGCTGCTGGCATACAACCTGCTCCTGTTATATAAACAAGCAGCGTTGCAACCTGGAGTGCGTCAGTGGACAGTTGGACGGCTCCGGCGGAGACTATTCCTTCTACCCGGAATTTTGGTTCACCATGCACGTCAGTGGACAATTCGTCTGCCCGAGTTCGCACAGCGCCTGTCCACCCAAGTCCTTCAGGTGGCGACATAG
- a CDS encoding IS5 family transposase, with amino-acid sequence MYANHQDQQILPGDFFLPFGGRLSEDNRWVQLSYIIPWRRVEQEYSKHFSRDLRGGRAVSVRMALGALIIQEREGFSDRHLVQHITENPYLQYFIGLEAYQEEPPFDPSLLTYFRKRLGPDIINQVNEWIVQAGLQEEQNGDDDENRDEPPRESGKFDANGGSQSEVQEPPTHQGKLILDATCTPADVAYPTDLSLLNKAREKLEDILDTLHAPHKGEMKKPRDRRRQARRDYLRTAKNRKPGRSEIRRAVGRQLRYVARDLRFIKQLVQHTPLTALSRRQYRDLLVIGELYRQQREMYRLRNHRVSDRIVSIVQPDVRPIVRGKAKANVEFGPKLAISVVNGYTLLEEIGWDSFNEGTTLIESVERYQERFGYYPEAILADKIYRTRENLKYCKDHGIRLSGPKLGRPPKQTDPEQKKMERQDMGERNAVEGKFGEGKRIYGLGLIRARLRQTSETVIAIQLLVLNLEKRLRLLFWLILDELFGTDFDISKVVA; translated from the coding sequence TTGTACGCGAATCATCAGGACCAACAGATACTTCCCGGAGACTTCTTCCTACCGTTTGGTGGCCGACTTAGCGAAGACAATCGCTGGGTTCAACTTTCATATATCATTCCGTGGCGACGTGTGGAACAGGAATACAGCAAACACTTTAGCAGAGATCTTCGAGGCGGACGGGCCGTCTCCGTTCGGATGGCGCTTGGCGCGCTAATCATTCAGGAACGAGAAGGTTTTTCGGATCGTCACTTGGTCCAGCACATCACGGAAAACCCGTACCTGCAGTACTTCATTGGTCTTGAGGCGTATCAAGAGGAACCACCTTTTGATCCCTCTCTTCTGACGTATTTTCGCAAGCGATTGGGTCCCGATATCATCAACCAAGTCAATGAATGGATTGTGCAAGCCGGATTGCAGGAAGAACAGAATGGGGACGACGACGAGAACAGGGACGAACCTCCTAGGGAATCTGGAAAGTTCGATGCAAACGGTGGATCGCAATCTGAAGTTCAGGAGCCACCAACCCATCAAGGAAAGCTCATCCTGGATGCAACCTGTACACCAGCAGACGTGGCCTACCCAACTGACTTGTCGTTGTTGAACAAAGCGCGTGAGAAGTTGGAGGATATCCTTGACACGCTCCATGCGCCGCACAAAGGCGAAATGAAGAAGCCGAGAGACCGACGTCGTCAAGCACGCCGGGACTATCTGAGAACTGCAAAGAACCGCAAGCCAGGTCGCTCAGAGATTCGCAGAGCCGTTGGGCGACAATTGCGTTACGTGGCGAGGGACTTGAGATTTATTAAACAACTCGTCCAACACACTCCGCTAACAGCACTCTCGCGGCGACAATACCGTGACCTCTTGGTCATTGGTGAGTTGTATCGTCAACAACGAGAAATGTATCGATTGCGTAACCATCGGGTGAGCGACCGGATCGTGAGTATCGTACAGCCTGATGTTCGGCCGATTGTACGTGGAAAGGCAAAGGCGAATGTGGAGTTCGGTCCAAAATTGGCCATCAGTGTGGTCAATGGATACACCTTGCTGGAGGAGATCGGTTGGGACAGTTTCAATGAAGGCACGACGCTGATAGAGTCGGTGGAGCGCTACCAAGAACGCTTCGGATACTACCCGGAGGCCATCTTGGCGGACAAAATCTATCGAACGCGGGAGAATCTCAAGTACTGCAAGGACCACGGAATCCGGCTGAGCGGTCCGAAACTCGGACGACCGCCCAAGCAGACGGACCCTGAGCAAAAGAAAATGGAACGGCAGGACATGGGCGAGCGGAATGCCGTGGAAGGAAAATTCGGAGAAGGCAAGCGAATCTACGGGCTTGGCCTGATTCGAGCACGCCTTCGTCAGACGAGCGAGACGGTTATTGCCATCCAACTACTGGTATTGAACCTTGAGAAGAGGTTACGGCTTCTTTTTTGGCTCATACTCGATGAACTCTTCGGAACGGATTTCGACATAAGCAAGGTTGTTGCATAG
- a CDS encoding chromate transporter produces MNRILEVLKISTRLGLTSFGGPIAHLGYFHEEYVKRRKWLDEKSYADLVALCQFLPGPASSQVGIAIGIQRAGLIGGLTAWLGFTLPSAIALMIFAFALKSFNIQQAGWLHGLMIVAVAVVAQAVWGMATKLATGRVRGAIAILAAVITLLVPTSYVQVLIIIVSGLIGWRFFKTDSAQKIQPMYIPITRKAGIGFLISFLVLLLTPPLLRVGIHNQGLAMFDSFYRDGALVFGGGHVVLPLLQRDVVPTGWMTNAQFLAGYGATQAVPGPLFTFSSYLGYVSKPYPNGIVGGLLALIAIFLPAFLLVAGALPFWNAIRSRPGFQSALAGINASVVGILIAALYNPVWTSAIKTPYDFSLAIVVFALLMIWKLPPWIVVIISAVGGIVISALV; encoded by the coding sequence TTGAATCGCATACTTGAGGTTTTGAAGATTTCAACCCGGTTAGGACTAACATCATTCGGTGGTCCAATTGCGCACTTAGGGTACTTTCACGAGGAATACGTGAAACGTCGTAAGTGGCTCGATGAAAAGAGTTATGCTGACTTGGTAGCACTTTGTCAGTTCCTCCCCGGTCCCGCAAGCAGTCAAGTAGGAATCGCAATCGGAATTCAACGTGCAGGACTTATCGGGGGTCTCACCGCATGGCTTGGATTTACACTACCGTCCGCCATTGCGCTGATGATTTTTGCTTTTGCGCTTAAAAGCTTCAATATACAACAAGCGGGTTGGCTGCATGGTTTGATGATCGTTGCCGTAGCTGTTGTAGCCCAAGCGGTTTGGGGGATGGCAACTAAGCTCGCAACAGGACGAGTAAGAGGTGCAATTGCAATCCTCGCGGCGGTCATCACGCTTTTGGTTCCCACATCCTACGTTCAAGTGCTCATCATTATCGTCTCAGGACTCATTGGATGGCGCTTTTTTAAAACAGATTCGGCTCAGAAAATCCAACCAATGTATATCCCGATTACCCGAAAAGCAGGAATAGGCTTTCTCATTTCATTTCTTGTACTTCTACTTACACCGCCTCTCTTGAGGGTTGGCATTCACAATCAGGGACTCGCAATGTTTGATAGCTTTTACCGGGACGGTGCCTTGGTTTTTGGCGGAGGTCATGTCGTTCTTCCACTATTACAACGAGACGTGGTTCCTACAGGATGGATGACAAATGCACAGTTTCTTGCGGGTTACGGTGCTACACAAGCGGTGCCAGGACCATTATTCACTTTTTCTTCCTATCTCGGATACGTATCAAAACCATATCCAAATGGAATCGTCGGCGGCCTATTGGCACTAATTGCCATTTTTCTACCCGCCTTCTTACTGGTGGCAGGTGCATTGCCGTTCTGGAACGCAATACGTTCTCGACCAGGATTTCAATCCGCACTTGCCGGAATAAACGCATCTGTCGTTGGGATACTCATCGCTGCGCTGTATAACCCTGTATGGACCAGTGCAATTAAAACGCCATATGATTTCTCCCTCGCAATTGTGGTTTTTGCCTTACTCATGATTTGGAAACTGCCACCTTGGATAGTTGTAATCATTTCTGCGGTTGGCGGGATTGTGATATCCGCTCTTGTTTAG
- a CDS encoding PadR family transcriptional regulator, translating to MEDRILRKLFLGFIQIHILHHAKTEPIYGKWMLEELEHHGYNMSAGTLYPVLHTMEKEGLLMREDLLVDGKIRKYYTTTSIGAEVLEEARKKASELFKEIKE from the coding sequence ATCGAGGATCGTATCCTACGGAAATTGTTTTTGGGGTTTATTCAGATCCACATCTTGCATCACGCAAAGACGGAGCCCATTTACGGCAAATGGATGTTGGAGGAACTAGAGCATCACGGGTACAACATGAGTGCGGGGACGCTGTATCCAGTGTTGCACACAATGGAAAAGGAAGGGCTTTTGATGAGAGAAGATCTGCTTGTGGACGGTAAGATTCGAAAATATTACACCACCACATCAATTGGTGCGGAAGTGCTCGAAGAAGCCAGAAAAAAAGCATCTGAGCTGTTCAAAGAGATCAAAGAGTAG
- a CDS encoding cupin domain-containing protein — MSESLNPLIALAPLAFTGPSRSRYEYSRLEFLVEGNPVRLRGGDTLTVPIGVAHTFHNPTDASARFINTFSPSKYVHYFDDIAQLVKQGNINPQTIGEVMKKYDTEVVPIA, encoded by the coding sequence TTGAGTGAATCGCTAAATCCCCTTATAGCCCTTGCACCGCTTGCATTTACAGGTCCTTCACGATCGCGCTATGAATATTCCAGGCTTGAATTTCTGGTCGAGGGCAACCCAGTAAGACTCAGAGGGGGAGACACCCTCACGGTCCCTATAGGGGTTGCTCATACTTTTCATAATCCCACCGACGCATCAGCCCGATTCATCAACACATTCTCACCGTCCAAATACGTTCACTATTTTGACGACATTGCCCAATTGGTTAAACAAGGGAATATCAATCCTCAAACAATCGGCGAAGTCATGAAAAAGTATGACACTGAAGTTGTACCGATTGCATGA
- a CDS encoding IS1380 family transposase gives MNFNPRVKMNFDGGDLTSDAGLLLYKEFDHKLGLSEAVEELLVVHDSVFHRDHPNSDVVLQKLYQHIAGYHTDDHADDLAVEPLLTMLLGKESLASQPTLSRFNDKADIATAKSLECVNETLQRRVYAIKPQNQFVFDLDSSSFAAYGKQHGANFNYHYQQHGFHPLFCFDGLTGDCLRAELRAGNVYTSRQVVRFVGPILNRYGRLNPDSLIVIRGDSGFAVPGLFELAETKGHKYAIRLKSNARLQSIAQVMADPLLNAERLHKRQVHYREFMYQASSWEHARRVVVKMERPAGELLFQFTFIVTNMTLQPKNIIRFYCQRGHMENFIKEAKNGFACDKMSSTDFEANVVKLQLAILAYNFNNWFRRLCVPEKMQSSRMETLRTKLVKVAGKLAHSGRYWTWKLCSSCVYRKEFIQTLKNVAALPQFG, from the coding sequence ATGAACTTCAACCCCAGGGTGAAAATGAATTTTGACGGCGGCGACTTGACCTCGGATGCTGGACTGCTCCTATACAAAGAATTCGATCACAAACTGGGCCTATCCGAAGCGGTAGAAGAACTGCTCGTGGTTCATGATTCGGTCTTTCATCGGGATCATCCAAATAGCGACGTGGTTCTTCAGAAACTGTATCAGCACATAGCTGGCTACCATACAGACGATCACGCAGATGATTTAGCTGTAGAGCCATTGCTAACTATGCTGCTGGGAAAGGAAAGCTTGGCCTCACAACCTACTTTGTCTCGTTTCAACGATAAGGCGGATATTGCGACTGCCAAATCTCTGGAGTGTGTGAATGAAACGTTGCAGCGTCGCGTGTACGCTATAAAACCCCAGAACCAATTCGTTTTTGATTTGGATTCCTCCAGCTTTGCTGCCTACGGAAAACAGCATGGAGCGAATTTCAATTACCACTACCAGCAACATGGATTTCATCCGTTGTTTTGCTTTGACGGTCTGACCGGTGATTGTCTGCGAGCAGAGCTTCGTGCAGGCAACGTATACACTTCCCGTCAAGTCGTCCGGTTTGTGGGACCAATTCTGAATCGATACGGTAGGCTGAACCCGGATAGCCTCATCGTCATTCGTGGCGATAGTGGGTTTGCCGTTCCAGGACTGTTTGAGTTGGCGGAAACCAAGGGTCATAAATACGCCATCCGCCTCAAGTCAAACGCACGGCTACAGTCCATTGCGCAGGTCATGGCGGATCCATTACTAAACGCTGAAAGATTACACAAACGACAAGTCCATTACAGGGAATTCATGTATCAAGCATCCAGTTGGGAACATGCCCGCCGGGTGGTCGTGAAGATGGAACGTCCGGCTGGTGAACTGTTGTTTCAATTCACATTTATCGTGACCAATATGACGCTGCAGCCCAAGAACATCATTCGCTTTTACTGCCAGCGCGGTCATATGGAGAATTTCATCAAGGAAGCCAAAAATGGATTTGCGTGCGATAAGATGAGCAGTACAGACTTTGAAGCGAATGTCGTGAAACTCCAGTTAGCCATACTTGCGTATAACTTTAACAATTGGTTTCGCCGATTGTGTGTACCAGAGAAAATGCAATCAAGTCGGATGGAGACTTTGCGAACCAAACTGGTCAAAGTTGCGGGGAAGCTAGCTCACTCTGGCCGATACTGGACTTGGAAATTGTGCAGTTCGTGTGTGTATCGAAAAGAGTTCATTCAGACGCTTAAAAACGTAGCCGCATTACCGCAGTTCGGTTGA
- a CDS encoding cupin domain-containing protein, with protein MDTSIVKSREGKFIQLAGIKLWVIEDGTRTRQELSVVEAEVLPGSTTPPPHVHYAHEEIFYVLDGELDLKYS; from the coding sequence TTGGATACGAGCATTGTTAAAAGCCGGGAAGGAAAATTCATTCAACTAGCCGGTATTAAACTTTGGGTGATCGAGGACGGAACACGGACGAGGCAAGAGTTGAGCGTGGTCGAGGCGGAGGTACTGCCAGGGTCCACCACTCCGCCTCCACACGTCCATTACGCTCATGAGGAAATCTTTTATGTTTTGGATGGAGAACTTGACCTGAAATATTCATAG